A single region of the Acanthopagrus latus isolate v.2019 chromosome 11, fAcaLat1.1, whole genome shotgun sequence genome encodes:
- the smx5 gene encoding smx5, with the protein MLFYSFFKSLVGKDVVVELKNDLSICGTLHSVDQYLNIKLTDISVTDPEKYPHMLSVKNCFIRGSVVRYVQLPADEVDTQLLQDAARKEAMQQKQ; encoded by the exons ATG CTTTTCTACTCGTTTTTCAAGTCGCTGGTGGGGAAGGATGTGGTGGTGGAGCTCAAGAACGACTTGAG CATCTGTGGGACGCTTCATTCTGTGGACCAG TACCTGAACATCAAGCTCACAGACATCAGTGTCACAGATCCAGAGAAGTATCCACACATG ctgtctgtgaaAAACTGTTTCATCCGTGGATCTGTGGTCCGGTACGTTCAGCTACCTGCAGATGAAGTTGACACGCAGCTGCTGCAAGACGCTGCACGGAAAGAAGCAATGCAACAGAAGCAGTGA